The nucleotide window AAAAAGATCTGATAATCGGGGATCACGTTGATCAGCCACGGCATAGGACGCACTAAACAAAGCAATAAAAAAAAGTAATCTATACATATTCAATATGACCTTTATTATACTGTACTACCAAACTTATTCTTGTTCTAAAATTGTTGATGAATACCCATTTTTATAAAGCCAATCATTCACTATTTCATCTTGAGAAATAGCTTGAGCTGTACGCGGATAACGTGTTGCAAAACGTAAATCCGTCAGAATAATATTATTAATTCGATCTTTATCTGTATCTTCATTTTCACTATCAAGCACTATATTACATACAGCTCTTTGATATTCATAATATGGAGCACCTTGATGACCAGATTGATTTCTTAAACTTATAGCAAAATCGAATGCCTCTCTAGCTGCTAAAAAATCAGGATCAGATTTATCTTTTAAAACCATTCCTAATTGCGCATAACATCGATGCGCACTTTCCATAGGTTCTACCACAGCTAAGGCCGTAAAAATAGGTAAAACCCTTTCCATTACTTCTGGCCTTTTTGGTGTATGCAATATACGATGATCATTTGCTTGGATATAAATTTGTGCCCTCGTTTTTGAAGATGCACTTGTAACAATTTTATTAAAATCGTCTTGGCTCATATCGGGGCCATCGATACCACGTAAAAGCTCATTAATTAAAATTAATATTTCCCCGTCTCTTTTACTTTGTTCAATTTGGAAACGAATTCTTTCTTCAATTGTTTTTGCCCGTTCTTCTATCCCTTTTGTGGTACGAACAAAAACCCATTCTACCAAAGCATTAAAACAATATCCGCTTAACAAGGATAAAGCTATAAAACGAATAAAATTTATAACTCCTTCAGGGGTAGGATTAACTGGCATTAAAAGGAAAATAGCTAAGGTACCAACTAACCCAGATAAAGCATCTCCTATGAAACCTAGATGATAGGATCTCTTTTGATTAACTAATGTGATTGAGGGAAGGACAAAGCCACGTTTACTTTGTATACCACTTAGAATCCCACCTAATGTACCAGCTAACGCTAAACTGAGAATTAAACGAAGATCAGCATTATTCATTATGACGAACACAAAAAGAAAGTTATGCCATTAGGCTGATCAATATTAATACTGTTAGATATTAAATCTAACAAATTATTGATAAATTTAATTAACCTTGACGAGCTTTAAAACGTGGATTTGTTTTATTAATAATATAAACCTTGCCTTTGCGGCGAACAATTCTACAATCTTTGTGTCTGGCTTTGGCAGATTTTAGAGAATTAACAATTTTCATAGCCTTACAACTATCCTATATTAAAATTACGTAAATTTTTCATACTATAAAAAAATTACTTACTAATTGTCAACCTAGTTCTATATTGTTCTATTACCAATAAATAGCTGTTTTTGTGAAATTAATTTAAAATTGACTAACAATCATCATTTAAAGCTTAATTTTCTTTATCTTCTTTATTTTTTTAAAAAAGGCTAGCTATAATGAACTTATATAATTTAAATTAACAAAAAATTGAAGGAACATTTTGATGATTACACTTTATGACAGTGCTATCTCTGGTAATTGCTATAAAATTAGACTTCTACTTACCCAATTAGCCAAAAAGTTTAAACGCATTGAAATGGATATTTTTAAAGGTGGGACAAGAACTACTGAATTTCTTTCTAAAAATGTTAATGGAAAAGTCCCGGCTGTTGAATTAGAAGATGGAAATATACTGGCAGAATCTAATGCTATTATATGGTATTTTGCCGAAAACACACCTTTTTTACCTGAAGGAAAATTAAATCGTGCCCGCATTCTTCAATGGATGTTCTTTGAACAATATAGTCATGAACCTTATGTTGCAGTAGCACGTTTTGTAAAGCATTTACAGCCCGATAGCCCAAGATTAGCTGAACTTCCAAATTTACATAAAAAAGGATATGCTGCCCTAGATGTTATGGAAAAACATTTAAGTACAAATGATTTTTTTGTAGCAAATTGTTATACAATAAGTGATATCGCCCTTTATGCTTATACCCATGTGGCCCATGAAGGTGGCTTTGACTTTACATCTTATCCAGCAATTCGTGCTTGGTTTGATCGTATTAAGAACCAACCAAATCATATTTTAATTACACAATAAATATAGCAAGATCACTATTCAAAAATATTATTTATTTAAGTGTTTATAATTAATTAAACCCAATTATTTATTATGCACACGATAGCCCCCTGCTATATAGGTATGCCAACCTTCAACCGTAAAATTATAAACAAGATGGTTACCTGTTAATAATTTTAAAGATGGTGGTTTAACCATTAACCCATTAGCTTTAACCAAACAATAAGTTTTATCAATCATCCCTAACGGTTGATAAGAAAGCTGGAATTGATTAGTTGTTTGAACTGGTAATGTATTATTAACTATACCAGGAGACATCGGAAAAGGTTGCATATCATCATTTGATACATCCATAAAAGCAGGTATTTGGCTATTTACTCGAACTTGCTGATAACCTGTTGTCATTGACACCGTAGAAGAATGGTTTGAATTCCTAAGAGAAGAATTTTTCTTTGATCGATTTGGAAAAAAATCTAACCATACTTTATGAGGTTTTTTTGGGGTTGTTTTTTTTTCATAAAGCTTATCTGTATTATCATTAATTATTTTTTCATTATTCATTTCGCCTATATTAGAAGCAATACTATAGGGTAAAGTTAAAAATGGGTGGTTTGCTGTAACTTTTAACCCATCTAAATCATACAGATCATTAATTTCATGGGAAAATGTTCTAATAACACGACCTGGTTTTAGTTGATCTAATCCTTCAAAACTCATAACCCAATCACCAATTTTTATATCTTCAATCATCTTAGTTGTCCCATCAGCCATTAAAATTGGTGTATTAATACCAAAACAAGTTTTCAATGAATATTTTTTGTCAAATGGATAATTGAATAAATTTTTATTATTTGAAAAACCAATATTAATTTTCATATTTATTTCACTTTCCTCAATAAACTATAATTAATGTAATAAATAATCTATGTTACTTGCATAAGCCTATTTGTTATCATAATTATCACCATAATAACATAAAATATTATTAAGTTTATATAATTATAATCCAAATATATTTTAAGACCATCAATTATCTTTTATATCTCTTAGAATTATAATCTTAGAAAAGAACTAGGCTTGATTCATTTCGGAATCAAGCCATTGTTCTTTCCCCCTTTATAGCAAAACGTTTTAATGATTATCTTTATAATTACTGACACGTATATTTTATAAAGTTTTTAATCATGCTAGCCCTTATTTTATACACACAAATCGCTATTCATTTCAAATACATAATATTCATCTATAAATTAGTTTAATTTATATAGTTAGCAAAATATGATTTTTCAGTATTAAAATTAGGAGACAGTTTAATTTTATTATGTTTAAATTTTTTATCGAATACATAAAAATTAACTTACATTAATTTAGAATCATTATTCTCTTGGAGAGAATTACAAATAAAAATTTAATCCAATAAAATTCTGGAAAAACAAGTATATAAAGATATGTACATCATTGTGACATTAAATCTTCAATTATTTTAATTCAAATAATATAGTAATAAACATAATATAACGATTTATTCAATAAATAATAAAATGTATTATTTATTGTTTAATATTAATATAAAAAGCCATTTTTTTTTGATTTATTATACTAAACTTATATATAAAAATTTACTATTAACTATTCTATACATATTCATTATAATATTTAATATGTATTCAAATATAAAGCTATTATTAAATCTATTTAAACAATGAGTTATTTTAATGTAAAAGAACGGAAACCGTTATTAAATAAAAATGGACTTTAGTTTTTTATAAAAAATACTTTTCAAGTATAGGAAAATTGATTAGTTTATAATCACTATTCTGATTATTTTTCACTTTTGCATTATATCCTAACTTAGACCCTTCGAAAATATTTCGGGGGTCTTTTTTTATCAACCAAACTTATTTTATATTAATAAAAAAATACTAAAACTAATAAGCAAACATTTCAGATAAAATTTGGCAAATTTCACGTGCTATTTTTTGATTAATAGATCCCATTTTTTTAAGTAGCCGATTTTTATCAATAGTTTGGATTTGATCTAAAATAATTTGTTCTTCTTTATTCATAAAAGTACAAGATATCCTTGTTGGATAAGGACGTAAAACACTTGTCATGGGGCAATAATTACTGTTTGAATATAAAAATTCATTTCATCAGGAGAAATAATTAAACATGGCCTGGTTTTCTTTATTTCTACACCTTTTTTAGTGGGATCAAGTACCGTCTGATACACATCAAAACGTTTAATCCTTTTATTTACCATTTCCAATTATCTTGATCCCACTGGTTTGAAATGTCTGGATTCAACTGTTTATCATCCTCTCTTTCAGCCATAAGTTTAAAAGAATTGCCCCACCTCTTTCTTGGTATTTTTTTTATAGAATGGACAACAGGAGAAAGAATAATCTTTTTATTTTGTACAGTTATTTCAATTTCATCTTCAAAATTACATTCTTTAATCAAAGATTTCGGAAGACGTATCCCTTGAGAATTACCAATTTTAATCAGATTAATTTTTATAATTAAGATCCTTAAATGTTATTACAAAGTATATACTTTTTTAAAGTATAAATGAAGTTTCTTAGGCAAATTTAATTTTTATAAAAATAAAATAGATCAAATAAGCAGAAAAATTATATATCATTCAACTACTGGCATTGCATCTTCAATAATAAATTGAAGTGTGGTTTGATTTTGCCATTTTTGGGATTTTATTT belongs to Alphaproteobacteria bacterium and includes:
- the ykgO gene encoding type B 50S ribosomal protein L36, whose protein sequence is MKIVNSLKSAKARHKDCRIVRRKGKVYIINKTNPRFKARQG
- a CDS encoding glutathione S-transferase family protein; the protein is MITLYDSAISGNCYKIRLLLTQLAKKFKRIEMDIFKGGTRTTEFLSKNVNGKVPAVELEDGNILAESNAIIWYFAENTPFLPEGKLNRARILQWMFFEQYSHEPYVAVARFVKHLQPDSPRLAELPNLHKKGYAALDVMEKHLSTNDFFVANCYTISDIALYAYTHVAHEGGFDFTSYPAIRAWFDRIKNQPNHILITQ
- a CDS encoding AbrB/MazE/SpoVT family DNA-binding domain-containing protein, whose translation is MKINLIKIGNSQGIRLPKSLIKECNFEDEIEITVQNKKIILSPVVHSIKKIPRKRWGNSFKLMAEREDDKQLNPDISNQWDQDNWKW